Below is a window of Populus trichocarpa isolate Nisqually-1 chromosome 3, P.trichocarpa_v4.1, whole genome shotgun sequence DNA.
attttattgtgtttttaatagcatataaaaatcaaattattcttGATCAATCTGATAATTATTAATGGACCTTGCTAAAAGATTGTATTATTCTCAATAAccagtttaatgttttttttactaggttaaaattattattatattgtttcaattgacaatatataatgaaactttaatttctttaatttatgttttttaaatgtggtTGAAACCATACTATGATGAATCTTGATGTTAGCGAGCAGAGCTAAATTCTCATCCCAAATCTTAAGATTGGGAATCTTTGCGAGTTTTatacatgtatttatatttttttaatccaatatattataTCCATGtctcaatatatattaatataatatatattgaataaaaacacaCTGAGATAGATATTCAAACAAATACAGAAAATCcgattaatataataataatatataattttattatttgataaataataaataaagtataaaatataaatataataaaaaattgatccatGGATACCAAGCGCCGTATAAACACCCACAAACAAATCAATGTAAAGAAAGAATGGTTGATATGGTTAAGGATTCTTCCTTTGACCTGCTTTGACTGTGGTATTATTCAAATAAAGACAGTAGAATCTGActgtatatagtttttttttcccactttcTTCGACGATAAATGAGTATATTTTAATAGtaaatgtattaattaaaactaaattattccTTAAACGACGAGGATCGATGTATCATCAcatcttttatattaatttgatgccttttttttttaaaaaaaaagagtaattccTCTAGATGCAAGCTAAATATcctaactcaaaaaaaaaaagattaggatataaatgttaatataatatatattaaataaaaagaaataagatcCTGCCCAAAGGGATGCCCCCTCTGCCGTCCTCGTTCTTCTTAGAAGTAAGATGCTGCccaaatacaaaacattaaGCCCATGATTTTGGACAGATTCATGTCTAGCCCTTCGAGTCCAGGAGAGCACAATTGCCTGAAACAGGGACATTTGTTTGGATATTTCCTTGCTTCAGCTTCCTCTTCCTCTAGCTCAGCTTAATCACAAGTACTTTCAGtgcttctgtgtttttttttcttgtcctgTATAGGCCTCAACAGGTTACAATCAAAGCTTAAACAGTCCCAGAATTAACAGAGCAGGGGAACTGTATTATCACGATAAAAACTGAAATTGTCACCATCACGAGgtgatattctttttaattagtgATGTTGTTTTAgacttaaataatttaaaacaaggaTTTATGAAAGTTTTAACCGAATCTTATCATTTTCTAGGAAAATCTTTGCACTTTATTCtacatatgagaaaaaaatcgaaaaattgattaaaccgataaaactggaaaaaaaaataactaaaaatatcgaacagtgaaaaaaactgattaaaacatttaaaattttaaaaaaaaatcgaccggttcagttcagttttagttttataaacctaaaattcaaaaaatcaaaccagaaaaaaaccaaactaaaccaATCAATTATATTCATACACACGAATAGTTTACTACTAATGGTCTGGGGTTAGACCTTTTGGACAGGGTCCATGTCCTAATACTAGAAGTCTAGAataggattattatttttattattattattattattattattattgctataaTTGCTATATAACCTTTCCATAGTCGGGCCTAGCATTAAGCATCCAAGCTAGAGATTCTTCACTCAGAAGTATCCACCGACTAGTCTTGAGGCTACCTTATAATCCCTTGTGATCTACTAGCCCGCTACTGAGACTCCATAATCATGCTTAGGTCTTGAACCTCTCCTACTTTGGGAAGCCCCCACCTAGACCCTACTTGAAAAACTACATATTTAGAAGAACCTTCAAGTAGAGAAAAAAGTATGTAACCTCGCAAAATCCCGAGGACTGAATTTTGCTCGAATAAACAAGAACAACTCATAAAAATGATCCAAACCCTCTTAAAATGCtaatttaaaagctaaaaaatgcCCCAAAACTCTTTGATGTGGatacaaaactaataaaaaggatatttttatggatttggGGTATGTTTTAGTGATGGTTGTTGGTGATTTTGCTTCGTCATAAATCTCCTTGCAAGATAGCTAGAAAAGTGAACGGAAATGGTGGGAATAAAAAAGGAAGCCAACTTATAGCCTTATATAGGTCTGTTAAAGTGGTCGACCATAATAGATACCCATGGAGAGGACCTAACCAGACAAGaagaattaaaatagaaaaagagggataatttcattacaaaaaaacaagtaattgaTGCaatgttttagaaaattaaagcaGGATTCTTGTAATAATAAAACACAAAGGTAGCATTTGGTTAGTGACTCGGGATACAAGAGACCGAGAcagtaaagataaaaaaaaacatatttccttgtattttgtattttaaaaatacataaattcactttaaaattgtcatagaaacaaatcaaacacgtttctattttttttgtaattttcatttcTATCAAACAATCATAggtatatgtaaaaaaaaagaaaaaatattattaaaaagatttaatttataGAGAAATCAGATTATGACATGAACATAATTACAAGGCATAAAgtcttgatttaaatttttctaattacAATTAATTATCATAGAAATTATTAGGTACTTCAACAACATTATTCCTCCACACACTAATGAAAGTGAAACTTACCATGATAACCATACATGGATGACGAATTATTTTGAAAGTACCTAATACTTCCCCTAATTATCCAAAGCTAACCTTTTTTTCATGTGCCCTAAGGAATTCAAAACCCAACTTGGATTGCTTGCTGGTGAGGCTGAGAGTTTATTGGACTGAACATCAGGAGTTGAACTTCCAACTTTGTTTCGGGGATGATATCTTGATTTAGATGGTCTATAAATTCTAGGTTGCGCTGATAGGCTTAGAGGTTTGTAGAGCCTCTAGTAAGAGATTGGTCCGAAAGACCCACCACCAGGTATCGTTCtcttgttgttttaaaaaaataaaataaaaacaaaaaaaaaatagttgaaaattaTGTCATGGTGGTGGATCTTGATCCTAAAAGCAAAAAGTTACAAGATATTTGACAAGTATTTTAATTTGGGTATCAAGATTTATAGAGTGTTATAGTTTCATCTCAAAAGTTTAGTTTGCATTAATCAATGTCATCTCTATATTTATAGAATAtctcaaaatcaacaaaagttttaaaaactttaagatacatgaattgaaattaagaaaataaatacatttttaatataacaactAAGTCCAAGCATGTGCTTCCTTGTGGGTCTAATCAAAACTCAAAgacttcaacaacaaaaaaatgtgaGCATCGCTATTTTTTCcgcatgaaataatttttttgaaatggggattaaaaactttgataaatgTATCAAATAAGATTAATTGACCATCttgtgttaataaatgaaaaaacaaatagtgcGGCTTGTTCGATGTAATACGCCAAGAGCAAACTAGTTGTCCTATTCAAATGGtgttctagataaaaaaaaaaaatagtgccCCTGTCGTTTTAACCCCTACCTAACTATAGCTCAAATGTGAAACAACAGACTGCCAAATGATTAAATTGCAAAAGAAACCTAAAgagcaaaattaaaagaaagcgACCCATTGTATTGACTTGTGCTAACCTATAAAATCAACAATCCGAACAATAGCCACGACCACAATGAGTTAACCTGGTTGGATAATCTAcctctttctctttccttccCTTATTCTTCTCCTGGCTAAACCTTGAATGGATCTCAACTAActttaaatgttgaaggacgaAACTTAAATGCTAAAGGATgatgacattgaaaaaacattagcctaaaaagaaaaggaaaaaaaaaacaaggaaacacATGTGAATCTCCTAGACCGAAACTAATCATATAAACCTGCAACCGGTGAAATTCTAGACTCGAGTTCAATAAAGAAACTCAAttccaactaatttaatgttggaggataaaatcataaaacaaatctcaattaaaactattttccaaAGCAAAACGAattgcaacaaataaaataaggactaaaacacataggaaataaattgaaagaggATGACAttgtaaaaaaacttcaattctaaaaatcatcttaaacAAAACTAatagtgattaaaaaaatgaggacaaataaaaaattagaggatgaaactagaaaataaataaatgttgaacgatgaaattaaaaagatattagtttaaaaaaagaataagaaaaccaagaaaaacttGTGTGAATCTTCTAAACCTTGGGTTAATCCCTCAAACTCTTAGTTCaatcaaaaaacttaattttcaatcaatttaatattagaggatgaaattataaaaaataaatataaaaaaatatgctaaagcaaaaagaattgcaaaaaaaataagaattaaatcacatagaaacaaaattaaaggaggatgaaattaaatgaaatcctaaaaccaactttaattaaaaaaaattaaaacaaacaaataataattaaaagaatagagatcaaatcttctaaataaaaattaaaggaggatggaattgaaaaccaattctataaatcattttaaataaaaaaaatactaattaaataaacatggataaatctaaagaaaaaaaattagttcacctaattaaaaaattactaattaaaataataattattttttaaaatatttttcacttaaaaaatatattgaaataatactttatttcataaaaacatttttgcaACCATAAAATTACGTCAGAATCTACCATTCTTAAAAACAAGCTCATtgatttttccttgatttttcagTAAGGCAAAAACATCACTGTAGCGATgattaataaattagaaagcCTAGCCCTTGATATTTTGTGCttcttataagaaaacaaaacaaagggtAACACGTGCTTGAATGAGCACACGATGCACGATCCACAGACAACACATCACACATAAATTCTTCAACGTGGCATATCAAGAGTTTGCCATGTCAATTCTTCCCCTATTATCAACGGCCAGGATGTAACAGCATTTTATCATGCCAAACTGACACATCCATTAGAGCCAAAGCATCAGATTCACAAACGATTCAACGGTCCGACACTAGAAGTACAACCAAAATACTGTTCCTCATCtagcataacaaaaaaaaaaacaaaacacacattCTACGTATATATTTCGACAAATTTGTGGGCCCCGCAATAAAAACATTGGGGTTGCCAGATTTGCCCTACCACCTGGAGGTCCGGATTACTTCTCGGGCTGACCCGATCCATCTGAAGCCAAACGAGACGCGATCGCTGAGTGATACATCATATCGTGGAACGTAATGCCCTCCACTGTCTTCCTTCTAAGCCGCCTCGCTTTCTCTTCAGTGAACGACCCAAGGGCGAACCTCGATCTGGGGCGACCTGGTTCCTGATCCGAACCCGACACCCCGGATTCCTTATAGGGTATATCATCGCTTGTGCTGCCACCAGCACTGCCGCTGTTAATGTAATCCGGAGAGGAGGACCAGCCAAAGAGCGGGGCCCACCAGGTTGAAGAACCGGACTTCTTGCCACACGGGTCGGGTTTCCTGGAGGATCCGGATGATGCTCGGACAGGTGCTGGGAGGGAGCAAGCGAAAGCGAGTGTGGAAGCCATGATGAGAAGAAATTAATCCAAGTTTCTGATCTTTTTCCtggagagagaaagtgaagaaAGAACTGAGAGTTTTAGAGATACAAagtgttgcgttgaagacagcgAGAAGAATGGAGCTTGAAGCAGGTTTGAGTAAAATTTCAAGGTGGTCGGTCGTGATCACCTGCGGTTAAGTGTACGTATTATTGTGACCCTAATGGCTTCAAGGACGTGTACGGTATCGTTTTGAGTGTTACGGACCTATGGTACGATTCTTAAAAGCGTGTTTGATTTTGGGGTGAGCGTGGAGGGTTGTAGAGGATTAAAAGATGGCGAGTAGGGGACAAGATTAGACACGTGGACGGTTGTTGGAGTTGGGGGTTCAAATTTCGGGCTGTTTTGCTTTTTCACGTCGTAACAGGAAAAGGTGGTGGTGACATGCGTAGCGGAGTTGCGAACAAAAGAGCTAATATTTGGACGTACGTACGAGCGTGCAAGCATACAGAAACCAATTATCATAAATTATGTGATGCAAGTGTTTAATGCAATGTGGTTTGTTGTTACGTGTATCATGGATCATTAGTCTAGACCAgtagaagaaataaaaacaattaatgacaATATTGATGCTTTAAGCATCATagattatattttactttaattactCCAAGGATTTTTCTGTTTGAGACACTTGCCAGCACATGCTTTGTTACGGGTcaagtcaattatttttataatctaaaaaacaatattaaattgatataaatatattttaaaagtaaaagaaaattttgtaaCTTGAGTTATAATCTTTAATGTCAAAGgaaagagaaattgaaaaaaaaaagatctgacATAATCTGAATTGATATTGGTGAACTTGCgatataaattatgaatttaagatttctttatagaaagcatatagaaaaaaaaaaacaaaaacaaaacttaatatCTAATAACCTCAAGGTCAAAGAcataaatcaataaagaaaagaggtgttaaaaaagaacattaatGTCAACTCAGGGTTTACATCTTTTATCcataacccgggtcatgagacggAGATGACcacatctaaaaaaataacaaattttaatcctcaaaaattcaatgttgaaagctaaaaattaaaa
It encodes the following:
- the LOC7475724 gene encoding uncharacterized protein LOC7475724 produces the protein MASTLAFACSLPAPVRASSGSSRKPDPCGKKSGSSTWWAPLFGWSSSPDYINSGSAGGSTSDDIPYKESGVSGSDQEPGRPRSRFALGSFTEEKARRLRRKTVEGITFHDMMYHSAIASRLASDGSGQPEK